In Anomaloglossus baeobatrachus isolate aAnoBae1 chromosome 3, aAnoBae1.hap1, whole genome shotgun sequence, one genomic interval encodes:
- the LOC142297368 gene encoding serine/threonine-protein kinase SBK1-like codes for MEATGSFQLPKTSEKDFQILETLGSGTYGRVVMAMEKKTGTHVALKLMKKRKTKEQSFLHELCVSITLSGHEGIIFTHPIYVDSEYFYVLTQDLAPAGTLHSLIKPSVGIPEVMVKRCAVQLTSALEYMHDHSLVHRDLKPDNVLLMDKDCFHIKLSDFGLTQAIGTLVSSMSHIIPYMSPELCQLQSYEALVLRPSMDTWAFGVLLYVAFTGYFPWERAVKDDPLFKDFIKWQRFGNQTAPPGHWTKCSTKAQELFHALLAEDPTIRSPVTIIMNYLHFPRGEDMPDNSLETVEDSVEVENLDNKFSH; via the exons ATGGAAGCAACTGGATCATTTCAGCTCCCCAAGACCAGCGAGAAGGATTTCCAGATTTTGGAGACTCTGGGCAGCGGCACCTACGGCAGAGTGGTCATGGCTATGGAGAAGAAAACCG GAACTCACGTGGCCCTTAAACTAATGAAGAAGAGGAAGACAAAGGAACAAAGTTTCCTCCATGAGCTTTGTGTGTCCATCACCTTATCGGGTCACGAAGGGATCATCTTCACCCACCCAATCTACGTGGACTCGGAGTATTTCTATGTCCTGACTCAGGATTTGGCCCCTGCTGGAACTCTCCATTCGCTAATCAAACCCAGT GTTGGAATTCCAGAAGTGATGGTGAAGCGTTGTGCGGTACAGTTAACCAGTGCATTAGAATATATGCACGATCACTCACTGGTGCACAGAGACTTAAAACCAGATAATGTGTTACTCATGGACAAAGACTGCTTCCATATTAAATTGAGTGATTTCGGCCTGACACAAGCCATCGGTACCCTCGTGTCATCAATGTCACACATCATTCCCTACATGTCCCCAGAGCTGTGTCAATTGCAAAGCTATGAAGCTTTAGTCTTGCGACCCAGCATGGATACATGGGCCTTTGGTGTACTTCTGTATGTTGCATTCACGGGATATTTTCCTTGGGAAAGGGCCGTCAAAGACGATCCTCTGTTCAAAGATTTTATCAAGTGGCAACGTTTTGGAAACCAAACAGCCCCGCCAGGACATTGGACCAAATGTTCCACTAAAGCACAAGAATTATTTCATGCCCTGCTCGCTGAAGACCCCACCATCAGGAGTCCAGTGACCATAATCATGAACTATCTTCACTTTCCAAGGGGAGAAGACATGCCCGACAACTCTCTGGAAACTGTTGAAGACAGTGTTGAGGTGGAAAATTTGGACAATAAATTCAGTCATTGA
- the LOC142297369 gene encoding serine/threonine-protein kinase SBK1-like: MEATGSFQLPKTSEKDFQILETLGSGTYGRVVMAMEKKTGTHVALKLMKKRKTKEQSFLHELCVSITLSGHEGIIFTHPIYVDSEYFYVLTQDLAPAGTLHSLIKPSVGIPEVMVKRCAVQLTSALEYMHDHSLVHRDLKPDNVLLMDKDCFHIKLSDFGLTQAIGTLVSSMSHIIPYMSPELCQLQSYEALVLRPSMDTWAFGVLLYVAFTGYFPWERAAKTILCSKILSSGNVLETKQPRQDIGPNVPLKHKNYFMPCSLKTPPSGVQ; this comes from the exons ATGGAAGCAACTGGATCATTTCAGCTCCCCAAGACCAGCGAGAAGGATTTCCAGATTTTGGAGACTCTGGGCAGCGGCACCTACGGCAGAGTGGTCATGGCTATGGAGAAGAAAACCG GAACTCACGTGGCCCTTAAACTAATGAAGAAGAGGAAGACAAAGGAACAAAGTTTCCTCCATGAGCTTTGTGTGTCCATCACCTTATCGGGTCACGAAGGGATCATCTTCACCCACCCAATCTACGTGGACTCGGAGTATTTCTATGTCCTGACTCAGGATTTGGCCCCTGCTGGAACTCTCCATTCGCTAATCAAACCCAGT GTTGGAATTCCAGAAGTGATGGTGAAGCGTTGTGCGGTACAGTTAACCAGTGCATTAGAATATATGCACGATCACTCACTGGTGCACAGAGACTTAAAACCAGATAATGTGTTACTCATGGACAAAGACTGCTTCCATATTAAATTGAGTGATTTCGGCCTGACACAAGCCATCGGTACCCTCGTGTCATCAATGTCACACATCATTCCCTACATGTCCCCAGAGCTGTGTCAATTGCAAAGCTATGAAGCTTTAGTCTTGCGACCCAGCATGGATACATGGGCCTTTGGTGTACTTCTGTATGTTGCATTCACGGGATATTTTCCTTGGGAAAGGGCCGCAAAGACGATCCTCTGTTCAAAGATTTTATCAAGTGGCAACGTTTTGGAAACCAAACAGCCCCGCCAGGACATTGGACCAAATGTTCCACTAAAGCACAAGAATTATTTCATGCCCTGCTCGCTGAAGACCCCACCATCAGGAGTCCAGTGA